The following are from one region of the Haemophilus parainfluenzae genome:
- the pyrG gene encoding glutamine hydrolyzing CTP synthase, protein MATNYIFVTGGVVSSLGKGIAAASLAAILEARGLNVTIMKLDPYINVDPGTMSPTQHGEVFVTQDGAETDLDLGHYERFIRTKMTKRNNFTTGKIYSEVLRKERRGDYLGATIQVIPHITNEIKDRVIAGAQGHDVVIVEVGGTVGDIESLPFLEALRQLAVQVGREHTIFMHLTLVPYIPTAGEVKTKPTQHSVKELLSIGIQPDVLICRSDRMIPPNERAKIALFCNVPERAVISLKDVNSIYQIPALLKSQGLDEFICQRFHLDCPEADLSEWEQVLYQEANPVGDVTIGMVGKYTELPDAYKSVNEALKHAGLKNRLSVHIKYIDSQDVETKGTDVLKGVDGILVPGGFGYRGVEGKILTAKYARENNVPYLGICLGMQIALIEYARNVAGLEKANSSEFDRHCEQPVVGLITEWQDAEGHIETRDDNSDLGGTMRLGAQQCHLIEGSKARALYGKETIEERHRHRYEVNNNLLPQIEKAGLKVTGLSADRKLVEIIEVPNHPWFVACQFHPEFTSTPRDGHPLFEGFVKAARENQLKTEK, encoded by the coding sequence ATGGCTACAAATTATATTTTCGTCACAGGCGGTGTGGTTTCATCGTTAGGTAAAGGTATTGCTGCAGCATCATTGGCAGCCATTTTAGAAGCACGTGGCTTAAACGTGACTATTATGAAATTAGACCCTTACATCAACGTGGATCCGGGTACAATGAGCCCAACCCAACACGGCGAAGTGTTCGTGACACAAGACGGGGCGGAAACCGATTTAGACTTAGGTCACTACGAGCGTTTTATTCGTACCAAAATGACAAAACGCAATAACTTCACGACAGGTAAAATTTACTCAGAAGTATTACGCAAAGAGCGTCGTGGTGATTATTTAGGTGCGACAATTCAAGTTATCCCACACATCACCAATGAAATCAAAGATCGCGTGATTGCCGGTGCGCAAGGCCATGATGTGGTTATCGTGGAAGTAGGCGGAACAGTGGGTGATATTGAATCACTTCCATTCTTAGAAGCACTGCGTCAACTTGCCGTACAAGTGGGGCGTGAGCATACTATCTTTATGCATTTAACGTTAGTGCCATACATCCCGACTGCGGGTGAAGTAAAAACCAAACCAACTCAACATTCTGTAAAAGAATTACTTTCGATTGGTATTCAGCCAGATGTGCTTATCTGCCGTTCAGATCGCATGATTCCACCAAACGAACGTGCAAAAATCGCCTTATTCTGTAACGTACCAGAACGTGCGGTCATCTCATTAAAAGATGTAAATTCAATCTACCAAATTCCGGCATTATTGAAATCACAAGGTTTAGATGAATTCATCTGTCAACGTTTCCACTTAGACTGTCCTGAAGCTGATCTTTCTGAATGGGAACAAGTGCTTTATCAAGAAGCAAACCCAGTGGGCGATGTGACCATCGGTATGGTAGGTAAATATACTGAATTACCAGACGCTTATAAATCAGTGAATGAAGCCTTAAAACACGCTGGTTTAAAAAACCGTTTAAGTGTGCATATCAAATATATTGACTCTCAAGATGTTGAAACCAAAGGCACTGACGTATTAAAAGGTGTCGATGGTATTTTAGTACCGGGCGGCTTTGGCTATCGTGGTGTAGAAGGCAAAATTTTGACAGCAAAATATGCACGTGAAAACAATGTGCCTTACCTCGGTATTTGTTTAGGGATGCAAATTGCATTAATCGAATATGCGCGTAACGTTGCAGGTCTTGAGAAAGCGAATTCATCTGAATTTGATCGTCACTGTGAGCAACCTGTTGTGGGCTTAATCACTGAATGGCAAGATGCGGAAGGCCACATTGAAACCCGTGATGATAATTCAGATCTGGGTGGTACGATGCGTTTAGGTGCGCAACAATGTCATTTAATTGAAGGCTCAAAAGCGCGTGCATTATATGGCAAAGAAACCATTGAAGAACGTCACCGTCACCGTTATGAAGTGAACAATAACCTGCTTCCACAAATTGAAAAAGCGGGTCTTAAAGTGACTGGCTTATCTGCGGATCGTAAATTAGTGGAAATTATTGAAGTACCAAACCATCCATGGTTTGTAGCA